A genomic segment from Stegostoma tigrinum isolate sSteTig4 chromosome 1, sSteTig4.hap1, whole genome shotgun sequence encodes:
- the pcdh18a gene encoding protocadherin-18a, translating into MEMGKEAGERCQRTLFLALVLSVRLGDEAAAITVKYQVYEEQPVGTVIGRLSETLAAELNPSSQRFRVMQQRVNASLLSVRERDGEVSVAERLDRERLCKPSAAACRIAFDVITLPTEHLQLIQVEVEVLDINDHSPRFPRPAIPLEIFESASVGSRFPLDSAVDPDLGEHSLHTYTLSPNPHFALEVRTGADGAKSADLVVVRELDRESQASYELRLVASDHGDPPRSGSSLLRISVADSNDNSPVFERSSYTVRLAEDSPQGSLLLDLNATDPDQGSNGRVVYSFGSHASPRVMETFRIDPDTGHLLLLRPVDYELSQTYEIDAQAQDLGPNSIPAHCKILVQVLDVNDNPPEIAVSLVPLGSDVASVSEAAPRDTFVAVVRVDDRDSSTNGQVSCRLQGHAGHFRILQTNEKNYMIQTNQTLDREKIAQYRLEVIAEDLGTPSFTTVQYLTVQVSDENDNAPQFQKNTYELFLLENNSPGLFITLMTATDADFAENSQVTYTILESYISGSSITTYLTIDPSIGAIYALRTFDREEISKISFTVQARDGGTPQLTTNTTVVLTVLDQNDNSPAILKPVLRNGTAEVPIPTDAGPNYLVTTITVVDKDAGINAEFTCGILEGNQHGLFTLDPSTCDLYTNESWVLGEEKSWDLMVVVQDKGIPSLSTVATLKVVLAELGEEIHHDEQNSLDDSMIIIISLGVICAALLIIMATFATRCNREKKDNRSYNCRVAESTYQHHPKRPSRQIHKGDITLVHTATGTLPIRSQHKATPSSSPTLSGIDRGQMCSRQTNHSRQSLNSLVTLSSNHLPENFSLELTHTSPPVEQVSQLLSMLHQGQYQPRPNFRGNKYSRSYRYALQDMDKFSLKDSGRGDSEAGDSDYDLGRDSPIDRLLGEGFSDLFVTDSHRFHPAMKLCTDECKVLGHSDQCWMPPLPSGVSTDYRSNMFIPGEDTQQLQEDDCDSSDSNEKKTSFLTFGKESQNEETEDLGTSSLLSEMNSVFQRLLPPQMDIYSECNEVGSVSSLENKKGHLALKPAPYPQGVAAWAASTHFQNPVNNVGVAPVNHINPPTISKWLPAMEEIPENYEEDEFDNVLSQLAPCKRESKHELIDASELVAEINKLLQDVRQS; encoded by the exons ATGGAGATGGGGAAAGAAGCGGGCGAGAGGTGCCAGCGGACTTTATTCCTGGCCCTTGTGCTGAGCGTGAGGCTGGGAGATGAAGCGGCCGCTATCACCGTCAAGTACCAAGTGTACGAGGAGCAGCCGGTCGGCACGGTGATCGGGAGGCTGTCCGAGACCCTGGCGGCTGAGCTCAACCCGTCGTCTCAGCGGTTCCGGGTGATGCAGCAGCGGGTGAACGCGTCTCTGCTGTCGGTGCGGGAACGGGACGGTGAGGTGAGCGTGGCCGAGCGCCTGGACCGGGAGAGGCTGTGCAAGCCGAGCGCGGCGGCGTGCCGCATCGCCTTCGACGTGATCACCCTGCCCACCGAGCACCTGCAGCTCATCCAGGTCGAGGTCGAGGTGCTGGACATCAACGACCACTCGCCCCGTTTCCCGCGCCCTGCTATCCCGCTGGAGATCTTCGAGAGCGCCTCGGTGGGGTCCCGCTTCCCGCTGGACAGCGCGGTGGACCCGGACCTGGGCGAGCACTCGCTCCACACCTACACGCTCAGCCCGAACCCTCACTTCGCCCTGGAGGTCCGCACCGGGGCCGACGGCGCCAAGTCCGCCGACCTGGTGGTGGTCCGGGAGTTGGACCGGGAGAGCCAGGCCAGCTACGAGCTGAGGCTGGTCGCCAGCGACCACGGAGACCCTCCGAGATCGGGCTCGTCCTTACTCCGCATCAGCGTGGCCGACTCGAACGACAACAGCCCGGTCTTCGAGCGCTCCTCCTACACCGTCCGCCTGGCCGAGGACTCGCCCCAAGGCTCGCTCCTCCTGGACCTGAACGCCACCGACCCGGACCAAGGCAGCAACGGGAGGGTGGTCTACTCGTTCGGCAGCCACGCGTCCCCCCGGGTGATGGAGACCTTCCGCATTGACCCGGACACCGGGCACTTGCTGCTGCTCCGCCCGGTCGACTACGAGCTGAGCCAGACCTACGAGATCGACGCCCAGGCTCAGGACTTGGGTCCCAACTCCATCCCGGCCCACTGCAAGATCCTCGTCCAGGTGCTGGACGTCAACGACAACCCGCCCGAGATCGCCGTCAGCCTGGTCCCGCTGGGCAGCGACGTGGCCTCGGTGTCCGAGGCCGCTCCCCGCGACACCTTCGTGGCCGTGGTGCGGGTCGACGACAGAGACTCGAGCACCAACGGCCAAGTGAGCTGCCGCCTCCAGGGCCACGCCGGTCACTTCAGGATCCTGCAGACCAACGAGAAAAACTACATGATCCAGACCAACCAGACCCTGGACCGTGAGAAGATCGCCCAGTACAGGCTGGAGGTGATCGCCGAGGACCTGGGCACTCCGAGTTTCACCACTGTCCAGTACCTCACCGTCCAGGTCTCCGACGAGAACGACAACGCCCCGCAGTTCCAGAAAAATACGTACGAACTGTTCCTGCTGGAGAACAACTCTCCCGGCCTCTTCATCACCTTGATGACAGCCACCGATGCGGACTTTGCCGAGAACAGCCAGGTGACCTACACCATTCTGGAGTCCTACATCTCTGGCAGCTCCATCACTACCTACCTGACCATTGACCCATCTATTGGAGCAATCTATGCACTCAGGACCTTCGATCGTGAAGAGATCAGCAAGATTTCATTTACGGTCCAGGCCAGGGATGGAGGGACCCCTCAGCTTACCACCAACACCACTGTTGTCCTGACCGTTCTTGACCAGAATGATAACTCGCCAGCCATTCTTAAGCCCGTTTTGCGGAATGGCACGGCAGAAGTCCCAATCCCTACTGATGCTGGGCCCAATTATTTAGTCACTACCATAACAGTGGTTGACAAGGATGCAGGCATCAATGCCGAGTTCACTTGTGGCATCCTTGAGGGAAACCAACATGGGCTTTTTACTTTGGATCCAAGTACTTGTGACCTTTATACCAATGAGAGCTGGGTTTTGGGTGAGGAGAAAAGTTGGGACCTCATGGTGGTTGTGCAAGATAAAGGAATCCCAAGTCTGAGCACAGTGGCCACCCTAAAAGTTGTGCTGGCTGAACTTGGAGAAGAAATCCACCATGATGAGCAGAATAGTTTAGATGATTCCATGATCATCATCATATCACTGGGTGTAATTTGTGCTGCTTTGCTTATCATCATGGCAACATTTGCCACAAGATGCAATCGCGAAAAGAAGGACAACAGATCTTACAACTGCCGAGTGGCAGAATCCACCTATCAGCACCACCCCAAGCGGCCATCCAGGCAGATTCACAAAGGCGACATCACTCTGGTGCACACGGCGACTGGCACTCTTCCCATCAGATCGCAGCATAAGGCCACGCCTTCCTCTTCGCCAACTCTCTCGGGAATAGATCGGGGTCAGATGTGCAGCAGACAAACCAATCATAGTCGTCAGTCTCTCAACAGCTTGGTGACTTTATCCTCCAACCATTTACCTGAAAACTTTTCACTGGAGCTTACACATACTTCTCCTCCTGTTGAG CAAGTTTCTCAGCTGTTGAGCATGCTACATCAAGGCCAGTATCAACCAAGACCAAATTTTCGAGGAAATAAATATTCCAGAAGTTACAG ATATGCTCTTCAAGATATGGACAAATTCAGTCTGAAGGATAGTGGTAGGGGTGACAGTGAAGCTGGAGATAGTGATTATGATTTGGGCAGAGATTCTCCCATCGATAGACTTCTCGGGGAAGGTTTCAGTGATCTCTTTGTCACGGACAGTCATCGGTTTCATCCAG cAATGAAGTTGTGCACAGATGAATGCAAAGTATTGGGCCACTCTGATCAATGCTGGATGCCACCTCTGCCTTCAGGTGTTTCTACTGATTACCGGAGCAACATGTTTATTCCTGGTGAGGATACTCAACAGCTTCAAGAAGATGACTGTGACTCTTCCGATTCCAATGAGAAGAAAACAAGCTTTTTAACCTTTGGCAAAGAGTCCCAGAATGAGGAGACTGAGGATCTCGGGACTTCATCCCTCCTGTCAGAAATGAACAGTGTTTTCCAACGATTGCTGCCTCCACAAATGGACATATATTCAGAATGCAATGAAGTTGGCAGTGTAAGTTCTTTGGAAAATAAGAAAGGACATTTGGCATTGAAGCCAGCTCCCTATCCACAAGGTGTGGCAGCTTGGGCAGCAAGCACGCACTTCCAAAACCCAGTGAACAATGTTGGCGTAGCTCCAGTTAATCATATAAATCCACCAACCATCTCTAAATGGTTGCCAGCCATGGAAGAAATCCCAGAGAATTATGAAGAAGATGAATTTGATAATGTTCTCAGCCAGCTTGCCCCGTGTAAACGCGAGAGTAAACATGAACTTATTGATGCCAGTGAACTTGTAGCAGAAATTAATAAACTTTTACAAGATGTCCGGCAGAGCTAA